Proteins encoded in a region of the Paenibacillus sp. E222 genome:
- a CDS encoding protein-glutamine gamma-glutamyltransferase, which yields MIIVANQPIELVRSDWSAFAWQWLQQLQNSSTVYTYQSMDHLHFEWTLRESLVNAAEALDRSGVSFASFEKSRCNPAYWNRNDQGGFELRGEVTPAEGIRDIWKNGHLYAFECATATVIVLYGGVLNSIREDDFNSLFRNLLLYDWHYDSDLRLTEKNGSDSALPGDVLYFKNPDVSPETPEWQGENTIKLREDVYYGHGIGIASGEEIIRSLNQNRIPGSTVSAYLMDTVIYPDFLYLSRYAKNSNANTQTASSTPVLPGQLYVRIGGSRYLRV from the coding sequence ATGATCATTGTTGCGAATCAACCAATTGAGCTGGTCCGTTCGGATTGGTCTGCTTTTGCATGGCAGTGGTTACAGCAGCTACAGAACAGTTCAACAGTGTACACCTATCAATCCATGGATCATCTTCACTTTGAATGGACACTGCGGGAGTCTCTGGTCAATGCAGCAGAAGCACTGGATCGAAGCGGGGTAAGCTTTGCCTCATTCGAGAAGTCCAGGTGCAACCCGGCATATTGGAATCGAAATGATCAAGGAGGCTTTGAACTAAGAGGTGAGGTAACACCTGCAGAGGGAATCCGGGACATTTGGAAGAATGGTCATTTGTATGCCTTTGAATGTGCAACAGCGACTGTGATTGTCCTGTATGGCGGCGTATTGAACAGCATTCGGGAAGATGATTTCAATTCACTGTTCCGCAACCTCCTGCTCTACGACTGGCACTATGACAGCGATCTTAGATTAACGGAGAAGAACGGCAGCGACTCTGCGCTTCCTGGAGATGTATTGTACTTCAAAAATCCGGACGTTTCCCCTGAAACGCCAGAATGGCAGGGAGAAAATACCATTAAGCTGCGTGAAGACGTATATTATGGTCATGGAATCGGGATTGCAAGCGGGGAAGAAATCATCCGTTCACTCAATCAAAACCGCATTCCCGGAAGTACAGTGTCAGCCTATCTAATGGATACGGTTATTTATCCGGACTTTCTATATCTATCCCGCTACGCCAAGAACAGTAATGCGAATACACAGACTGCCTCGTCTACTCCGGTCTTGCCGGGACAGTTGTATGTACGCATCGGCGGCAGCCGTTACTTGCGTGTCTAA
- a CDS encoding helix-turn-helix transcriptional regulator codes for MDFDKVTLHCKLDEILKKHNNMSVLKLSEEIGHHRTTIMELLHNTNMDKKKISASLIVKFCVYFDITPNDLFEIRRVD; via the coding sequence TTGGATTTCGATAAAGTCACACTACACTGCAAACTCGATGAGATCTTGAAAAAGCACAACAACATGTCTGTCCTCAAATTGTCAGAAGAAATTGGACATCATAGAACAACCATTATGGAGCTGTTGCACAATACGAATATGGATAAGAAAAAGATTTCTGCATCCCTCATTGTGAAATTCTGTGTATACTTCGATATCACACCTAATGATTTATTTGAAATTCGCCGCGTGGATTAA
- a CDS encoding metallophosphoesterase family protein: MHIRRCVISDIHGCYDEFNALLEQAAYDPKQDELILLGDYVDRGPKSKEVVEQIMQMQEQYNIIVIKGNHDAMMVKALNHDVEDYDKHWIRNGGLQTLASYVEVSLDDEQLDWDVYTEAKQWLRTHYEHHLRFLEQLPLVYEIPGYIFVHAGINPEVQDWRTQSERDFIWIREPFYSRPTSLKETVVFGHTPVKNLHNESGVWFDPTGDKIGIDGGCAYGAQLNLLEISEDGSLQTLFVRRGETRQGPEV; this comes from the coding sequence ATTCACATTCGCAGATGTGTCATTAGTGATATTCATGGCTGTTACGACGAATTCAATGCTCTGCTTGAGCAGGCAGCATACGATCCGAAGCAGGACGAGCTGATTTTGTTAGGTGATTATGTCGACCGCGGACCGAAGAGCAAAGAGGTCGTGGAACAGATTATGCAGATGCAAGAGCAGTACAACATTATTGTGATTAAAGGAAATCATGATGCGATGATGGTCAAGGCGCTGAACCATGATGTCGAGGACTATGACAAACACTGGATTCGCAATGGAGGTTTACAGACGCTGGCCAGCTATGTCGAGGTTTCTTTGGATGATGAGCAGTTGGACTGGGATGTTTATACTGAAGCCAAACAGTGGCTCCGTACACACTATGAGCATCATCTTCGTTTTTTGGAACAGCTTCCCCTTGTATACGAAATTCCTGGTTATATCTTTGTACATGCCGGGATTAATCCGGAGGTGCAGGATTGGCGGACCCAGTCAGAGCGGGACTTCATCTGGATTCGGGAGCCATTCTATTCCAGACCAACCTCGCTTAAGGAGACGGTGGTATTCGGTCACACGCCAGTCAAAAATTTGCATAATGAGTCAGGTGTCTGGTTTGATCCCACTGGGGACAAGATTGGCATTGATGGCGGATGTGCTTATGGTGCTCAATTGAATTTGCTGGAGATCAGCGAAGATGGAAGTCTACAGACCCTTTTTGTGAGAAGAGGTGAGACCCGTCAGGGTCCCGAGGTTTAA
- a CDS encoding manganese-dependent inorganic pyrophosphatase, producing the protein MEKALIFGHKNPDTDTICSAIAYADLKTKLGQDVEAVRLGEVNGETQFALDQFKVAAPRLIKTAANEVNKVILVDHNERQQSVSDIEEVTVVEVIDHHRIANFETSQPLYFRAEPVGCTATILNKLYKENGVEISAPIAGLMLSAIISDSLLFKSPTCTEQDVAAARELAAIAGVDADSYGLDMLKAGADLSQKTIAELISLDAKEFAMGQAKVEIAQVNAVDVNDVLVKQPELEAAIEAIISSKGLDLFVFVVTDILNNDSVALAYGASTKAVEKAYNVTLSDSRALLKGVVSRKSQIVPVLTEAFNSL; encoded by the coding sequence ATGGAAAAAGCATTAATCTTCGGTCACAAAAATCCCGATACGGATACGATCTGCTCGGCCATTGCCTATGCAGACTTGAAAACAAAACTGGGTCAGGACGTTGAAGCTGTTCGTCTCGGCGAAGTAAACGGCGAAACTCAATTTGCACTGGATCAATTCAAAGTGGCAGCACCACGACTGATCAAAACAGCAGCCAACGAAGTGAACAAGGTCATCCTGGTTGACCACAACGAGCGTCAGCAAAGTGTCAGCGATATTGAGGAAGTGACGGTTGTCGAAGTTATCGACCATCACCGGATCGCGAACTTTGAGACAAGCCAGCCTTTGTATTTCCGTGCAGAACCTGTAGGTTGTACAGCAACCATTTTGAATAAATTGTACAAAGAAAACGGCGTGGAAATCAGCGCGCCGATTGCTGGTCTGATGCTCTCCGCGATTATTTCCGACTCCCTGTTGTTCAAATCCCCAACATGCACAGAGCAGGATGTAGCAGCTGCACGTGAACTGGCTGCCATTGCTGGTGTGGATGCAGACAGCTATGGTCTGGATATGCTGAAAGCGGGCGCGGATCTTAGCCAGAAAACGATTGCTGAACTGATCTCCCTGGATGCGAAAGAATTCGCCATGGGCCAAGCAAAAGTGGAGATTGCACAAGTGAACGCGGTTGACGTGAATGATGTGCTTGTGAAGCAACCTGAGCTTGAAGCAGCGATTGAAGCGATTATTTCCAGCAAAGGTCTTGACCTGTTCGTATTTGTCGTAACCGACATCTTGAACAACGATTCCGTTGCATTGGCGTATGGTGCTTCCACCAAAGCTGTAGAAAAAGCGTACAATGTAACATTGTCGGATAGCAGAGCGCTGCTCAAAGGCGTCGTATCCCGCAAATCGCAAATTGTTCCGGTTCTGACCGAAGCGTTCAACTCGTTGTAA
- a CDS encoding LLM class flavin-dependent oxidoreductase: protein MKLSVLEHGHINEGRTVQDTLQETVTLAKHVDELGFSRFWMSEHHGSGALSFSSPEVMIAHVAAHTDRIRVGSGGVMLPHYSAYKVAENFRLLEALHPGRIDLGIGRAPGGMPIASRALNEGKSSNVQFFPQQIADLGGYFHEQLPEDHRFASLVAGPSVPTVPEVWLLGSSSEGARIAAAQGTAYAFAQFFGTPGGEEAMKHYRRHFKPSILNDKPHSMIAVSAFCAETEEAAADLARSNELFFLRLGRGLEQNSFPSLETVNNYPFTAMEMEQIRQRRSFSIVGTPDQVKDKITAMAERYEADEVIIASAIHSFEDRLRSFSLIAEAFDLKQD from the coding sequence ATGAAACTTAGTGTACTTGAACATGGACATATTAATGAAGGACGGACGGTACAGGATACCCTTCAGGAGACAGTAACTCTTGCCAAACATGTAGATGAACTGGGCTTCTCCCGCTTCTGGATGTCGGAGCATCACGGCAGCGGTGCATTGTCATTTTCCAGTCCGGAAGTTATGATTGCACACGTTGCAGCACATACAGATCGAATTCGCGTAGGTTCAGGCGGCGTTATGCTGCCCCATTATAGTGCATATAAAGTTGCAGAGAACTTCCGTTTGCTGGAAGCGCTGCACCCTGGCCGAATCGATCTTGGCATTGGCAGAGCACCGGGAGGCATGCCGATTGCCAGCAGGGCTCTGAATGAAGGAAAGTCATCGAATGTGCAATTCTTCCCGCAGCAGATTGCCGATCTTGGTGGATACTTTCATGAGCAGCTGCCGGAGGATCATCGTTTTGCATCCTTAGTAGCTGGCCCATCCGTACCAACTGTTCCCGAAGTATGGTTGCTCGGCTCCAGTTCCGAAGGTGCGCGAATTGCTGCGGCACAAGGTACCGCTTATGCATTTGCCCAATTTTTCGGAACGCCGGGTGGGGAGGAAGCGATGAAGCATTATCGCAGACATTTCAAGCCTTCGATCCTGAATGACAAACCACATTCCATGATTGCGGTGTCGGCATTCTGTGCAGAGACCGAAGAAGCGGCCGCTGATCTTGCTCGCAGCAATGAGTTATTCTTCCTGCGGCTTGGCCGGGGTCTGGAGCAGAACTCATTCCCATCCCTGGAAACGGTGAATAACTATCCATTTACGGCCATGGAGATGGAACAGATCCGTCAACGCCGTTCTTTTTCCATTGTAGGTACACCGGATCAGGTAAAAGACAAAATTACAGCAATGGCTGAACGCTATGAAGCGGATGAAGTTATTATTGCTTCAGCGATTCACTCATTCGAGGATCGTTTGCGTTCATTCAGCCTGATCGCGGAAGCCTTTGATTTAAAGCAGGATTAA
- the infC gene encoding translation initiation factor IF-3: MIKNEKIKATEVQLTGLNGEDLGIMSTRDALALAKQHKVDLICMSLMTSPPPCKLMGAGAARQEKQQEKKKAAKSPDKRKVKEIRLNLQMEDHDRETKQSQAERILTKGDSVKLVIQVHGAKEGTAGKEWAEQLCKSLAEYGSKTTGIQVSGKQVVVQLDPIG, from the coding sequence ATGATCAAAAATGAAAAGATTAAAGCGACTGAAGTCCAGCTGACCGGTCTGAACGGTGAGGATCTGGGCATCATGTCTACTCGTGACGCACTTGCACTTGCGAAGCAGCACAAGGTGGATCTGATCTGTATGTCTCTAATGACCAGCCCGCCGCCATGCAAACTGATGGGCGCTGGAGCAGCGAGACAGGAAAAGCAGCAAGAGAAGAAGAAAGCTGCGAAATCGCCGGATAAACGTAAAGTGAAGGAGATCCGACTGAACCTGCAGATGGAAGACCACGATCGGGAGACCAAGCAATCTCAGGCAGAGCGCATCCTGACGAAGGGGGACTCGGTGAAGCTCGTCATCCAGGTGCATGGAGCCAAGGAAGGAACAGCAGGCAAGGAATGGGCAGAACAGCTGTGCAAATCTCTGGCCGAGTATGGCAGCAAAACGACGGGTATCCAGGTAAGTGGCAAACAGGTGGTAGTACAGTTGGACCCCATTGGATAA